The Dyadobacter sp. 676 DNA window TACCTGCGAAGTTCTGGCTCTGCATGACCTTCGCGATCTTGTCGTAGTTCTCGTGATTTTTGTCAAACGACAACTCATCAAAAACCCACAGGCCGATCAGCAGCGCCACGGCCATGCCCATGGCAAGGCCGGCAATGTTAATTACCGAATAGCCTTTGTTTTTCAATAGATTACGGAGTGCGATCTTGAAATAGTTTTGTATCATGACTAAGCCTAATGCATTACTTGATGAATATGCTACCTGCTTTTTGGACGGTGCGAAAGGCCGAAGCAGCGTGACGGTACCGGAGAGATGAAGCCAGTCCGCCTTGCGCTTGCCGGATTTTTGTGCCTATTGATATCATCTATTTTCCCGGGTAATGCCGATCAAATGCTGTACCAGTTTAGGGAATGCCTTATTCCAGGTTTCTGGCAACTTTTTGTAAAAAATCGGATAACCAGAAATGTCCGCTTTCGAACGCGGGGTGTACCAAAATGGACGTGGCTTACCTACCTGAAAATTAGAGTCCGTTATCAACGCGTCCTATTTGATTTTGAAGCCCTCTATGTTACATCTCCGGAAGAAATAGTGCGCAACAAGGTCAACTGCACTCCTTGCAAACTGTACAGATTTTTGTCACGCGCTCTTTATGATCACTGATTTGCTCGTCAATTGACGAAATGAGCAGATTTCTTTCCCGCGCTTTAATTTTCCGTTTCGAATACGTTTTAGAACCTTTTTATTCATAAAGGCTATAATCGTAGTAGAAAAGAAAAAGCGCATAATCTGCTTAGAACGATCGAAATGAGTATACGAGTGGCATCTTTTCGTAGCCGCTGTACCACCCGCAGCCCAATCTGCAATGCACTGATGCCCATCGTTTCACTCAGTAATTGAGCGGTGAAATCGTGTCTCCTATGGAACCACACGAAAATTCCCAGCAAGAGCATTCAAAATATCAGCGTGAAGCGGCCGCGGATTGAAAAGGGCAACTTACGGTTCAAAATGAGGGCACCAGCGGTGAAATACTCCCGGTTGGCACACCAATCACTTCCAGCGGGGAATATGCCTGGAAAAAGACACTTCAATAGGAACGGCTAAGCACATATGCGGCAGCGGTTATGACCAGGAAAGTATAAACCACCTGACCCACTTAGCCATTGATTAATCCGTCGCTGTTCATCGCCGGTTTGCATCCTTACTTTTCCTGAAAGTTGACGTTCTCCCTGTTCCAAACCTGTAAGTAAACCCAAGACGGAACCGGGCTGCATTGAAATTGCTGATGCGATCGATTTGATAATTTTCGATGGCGATCCGGCTCCCTTGTTTATTGGTATTCAAAATATTGGTTCCGTCCAAAACCAGCGTGGCTTTACTATCAAACAAACTCCTGCTCAGTCCCGATGCGAGGTAGTAATAGGGCCTGGTGCGGCTTTGTGCATTGTTGTCAGGCCCTTGCGCGTCTAGCCGGCATTGAAAAGTAAGCTTCCAGGGTAATTTAATGCGCATGCCTAGCCGTCCATTCCATGAGTGGTTGGAGAAACCCAAATCGTTATCTCGGTAGTAGCCGTGCTGACGAAACAGGTAACCTGTTAGCTGGCCGTTTACAGACAGCCACGGCAAAGGGTTATAAGTCGCTGATAGCTCGGCGCCATAACGTCTCTCGCTTGTAAGGTTAAATGGAATGGTAATCATCACATTGCGGTCACTTTGAAAGGTATATTGCAGGATCGGCGCGGTTGTAAAATGGGCGTACACCGTTGGGGTTAAGGTCAGTTTCTCCCATTGTCGGGTCAGCGCCAACTCGGCTACATGGGTGAAGGAAGGGTTTAAAGCAGGGTTTCCAACAGACTGGGCATTCAGGTCGGTAACCTCATTGAACGGGTACAGATACCATAGCGATGGCCTGCTGATACGCCTGGAATAACCGGCCTGCATCGTCATTCCTTCCTGTAAAACGTAGCTCAGGTTAACAGTCGGAAACATGCGGCCGTAGCACTTATTGCTGCCGAAATCGCCTCCTCTATCCTGGATGCGCACCCGCGTGTATTCGTAGCGCAGGCCTAGCTGATAACTTAGTTTTCCCGACTGGCTTTTGTATTGCAGGTATCCAGCGCCGATGTTTTCGTTGTAGTTAAGTTTATTGTCAATGCCGTCCAGCACTGTCCATGCATCGCCAAGGTATTGCTCAGCTTTGTAATCGCTGATTACCGACCGGGTTTCCATTTTAAGGCCCGCTTCGAAGGCGGATTGCAGGGAAAACGGATGAACAAAGTCGGATTGCATCACCAGGTCGCGGCTATTGCCCGATGAAGCTGTATGAATGGCGGGCAATGCCGCTGGCGAAGGGAATGTTTTTCTGGTTGTCAAGTCCCAGGTTTTATCGCTGTTCCAGAAATCGTATTGCACATCGACGGTCAGTTTCTGGCCTTCCCGGTCAAAAGTCCGGGTGTAGTTGGACTCGAACTGGTTGTAGCTACGGCTTTCCCGCGAGCTGCCCAGGCGTGTGAGCATGCTATCGATACTAGCCGCGCCGAAAGCGTAGTCGAGTGTGGTACCGTCAATATCTTTGGTTGCATTCCTGAAATAAGCCAGCGTAACGGTGTTTTTCGGATTGATTTGGTAATCTCCACCGAAATAGATCAGCCTGCCGTCGTCGTGACGGTTTTCATGCTGTATTTTATGCACCGAGCTAGCGTCATTGCCCGCTGCAATTTGCCTGGTGGAATAAAACCCGATATAATCCGAATAGCGCCCTCCCAATGTGGTAAAGAGGTCCCAATGGCCGGCTTTATAGTTCAGGTTGGCGTTCAGGTTATAATCATTCGGGTACCCGAGGGTTATGCGCGCCTGGCCGCCGAGCTTATCCTTGCCATTCTTTTTAAGGATAATATTGATAGTCCCGGCTGACCCGGCAGCATCATCCCGCGCGGATGGGCTCGTCATCACTTCAACTCTCTCGATACTGCCAGCCGAAATCTGGGTAAGTATGTTGGCCGGCGAAAGGCCTGACCGTCTTCCATTGATTAACACAGCCACATTACTGTTGCCTCTGAGCCTGATGATCCCGGCTGCGTCGGCGGTAATAGAGGGAATCCCGTTGAGTACATCGGCTGCTGCGCCGCTCTGGGAGAGGATATCTTTGCCAATGTGATAAACCTTTTTATCAAGCTGCAAATCGACATCTGGCCGCTCGGCAGTAATCCTTACCTCGCGCAGGGAAATTGTATCGTCCTTCATCGACGACCTCCGAACCCTACCCGTCGAATCGGCAGGCGGCATTGCCGGTAAACCCTGGCCGTAAGCATTGATAGCGAACAGGCTGGCAAGAGCGATGAGAGAAGTCCGAGCGAATGCGGTTCGGGGGGCACCTCCGTAGCCAGTGCGTTTTTACGCTGCGGCTCTTTTAGGGATTTAAAAATGAAAAGTATCGACATGGCTGTTCTATTTGGTTCAGCGCAAATGAACGCAATCGCACCAGCCGTTTCCCGGATTTTAGCCGAAGTACGGAGGATGACCTCTATAAAACCAGGACCGCTCGTATCCGTGGAAAATGTGTCAGAAAAAGTCGAAAGCCGCCTGAAATCGGGAGTCTGTCGAATTTAAATAACCGAAGGTTTCAAATTATTAACTTTGGCAGCAGAACCAGCACCACTTACTCCCACGAGCCGAAGCATGACCCGACGTTTTTACATCGCAGGCAACCGTTTGCTCACGCACATCCTCTTCTGGATGGGATACCTGTTCGTATACACGGGTGTCCACGCGGAAAGCGAAGACGGGCTTTGGGCTTATTTTCTGATCGAACTGCAAGGGTTACCTGCCGCAATGCTGGTTACCTATGTCAATATTTACTTTTTGTTTCCGCGCTATTTCCGACCCAAAAGATATGTCTCTTATGCGGCCGGTGCGGTAGCGTTGCTGTTCGTGGCTTCGCTGCTGAACCGGATACTGATTGAGCGCTTCATCGAGCCGAGGTTTTTTCCGGACACGACCTATTATGAGCCGATTTTTGTATGGTACCTGCTTTTCAAGGTAATGCTATGGTTTCTGGCCCCGGTCCTTTTGTTTACGCTTTTAATCAAGGCCGTCGGGCACTGGGTCGAGCAGGAACGGCTACATCAGGATACGATGCGCGAAAAACTGGCAGCGGAACTGCACCTGCTGAAAGCCCAGGTGCACCCGCATTTTCTTTTTAATACCCTTAATAACCTGTATGCACTCACAATTCAATCCGCCCCTGCCGCACCGCAGGTAGTGCTAAAACTCTCTGAGTTGATGAGTTATATGCTTTATGAATCGCGGTCGGAGCTTATTTTGCTTGAAAAGGAAATCGCGCATATCAAGAATTATGTTGCGCTTGAAAAACTGCGGTACGGCGACCGGCTTGATGTTTCGCTTGCCGCTTCCGGTGAAACGGAAGGTAAAATGATCGCGCCGTTGCTACTGATACCTTTCGTGGAGAATGCGTTTAAACATGGGGTCAGTGATGAAACGGACGATGTTTGGGTAACCATCGACATTAAAGTAAAAGACGGGTGGCTCGGCGTGAAGGTGGAAAACAGTCATGCGGGAGGCGAAGGCCGTAATGGCATGGATGCCGTTATGGGAGGGATCGGGCTTCAAAATGTGAGACGAAGGCTGGCGTTACTTTACCCGGATGCCCATAAGCTAACGTTGACAAAGGAGGCGGAATACTATACAGTAGACCTTAAAGTAAGATTCTGACAACCAATGACAGCAAGCAAGATCAAGTGCCTGGTCGTGGATGACGAGCCGTTGGCGATATCGGTATTACAGGATTACATCAGCCAACTCGAAACGCTGGCGCTCGTGGGAACGTGCA harbors:
- a CDS encoding histidine kinase, whose translation is MTRRFYIAGNRLLTHILFWMGYLFVYTGVHAESEDGLWAYFLIELQGLPAAMLVTYVNIYFLFPRYFRPKRYVSYAAGAVALLFVASLLNRILIERFIEPRFFPDTTYYEPIFVWYLLFKVMLWFLAPVLLFTLLIKAVGHWVEQERLHQDTMREKLAAELHLLKAQVHPHFLFNTLNNLYALTIQSAPAAPQVVLKLSELMSYMLYESRSELILLEKEIAHIKNYVALEKLRYGDRLDVSLAASGETEGKMIAPLLLIPFVENAFKHGVSDETDDVWVTIDIKVKDGWLGVKVENSHAGGEGRNGMDAVMGGIGLQNVRRRLALLYPDAHKLTLTKEAEYYTVDLKVRF
- a CDS encoding outer membrane beta-barrel family protein, whose translation is MPPADSTGRVRRSSMKDDTISLREVRITAERPDVDLQLDKKVYHIGKDILSQSGAAADVLNGIPSITADAAGIIRLRGNSNVAVLINGRRSGLSPANILTQISAGSIERVEVMTSPSARDDAAGSAGTINIILKKNGKDKLGGQARITLGYPNDYNLNANLNYKAGHWDLFTTLGGRYSDYIGFYSTRQIAAGNDASSVHKIQHENRHDDGRLIYFGGDYQINPKNTVTLAYFRNATKDIDGTTLDYAFGAASIDSMLTRLGSSRESRSYNQFESNYTRTFDREGQKLTVDVQYDFWNSDKTWDLTTRKTFPSPAALPAIHTASSGNSRDLVMQSDFVHPFSLQSAFEAGLKMETRSVISDYKAEQYLGDAWTVLDGIDNKLNYNENIGAGYLQYKSQSGKLSYQLGLRYEYTRVRIQDRGGDFGSNKCYGRMFPTVNLSYVLQEGMTMQAGYSRRISRPSLWYLYPFNEVTDLNAQSVGNPALNPSFTHVAELALTRQWEKLTLTPTVYAHFTTAPILQYTFQSDRNVMITIPFNLTSERRYGAELSATYNPLPWLSVNGQLTGYLFRQHGYYRDNDLGFSNHSWNGRLGMRIKLPWKLTFQCRLDAQGPDNNAQSRTRPYYYLASGLSRSLFDSKATLVLDGTNILNTNKQGSRIAIENYQIDRISNFNAARFRLGFTYRFGTGRTSTFRKSKDANRR